CGATCTCGGCGCTGGCGCTGGCCGACCCGCTGCAGGCGCGGCTGATGATCGCGCGCCTGAGCGACTTCCTGCGGCTGACCCTGGAGGAACGCCACGCGCCGCAGGTGCCATTGGCGCGCGAGCTGGAATTCCTCGCCTGCTACCTCGGCATCCAGCAGGTGCGTTTCCAGGACCGGCTGAGCACGCAACTCGACGTGGACGACGACACGCTGGCCGCGGCGGTGCCGAACCTCATCCTGCAACCGCTGGTGGAGAACGCGCTGCGCCACGGCCTGCAGGACAAACCCGGCGCCGGCACCCTGCGCATTTCCACGCGCCGCGACGGCGACCGGCTGCAGCTGCGCGTGGACGACGACGGGCTCGGCCTGCCGCCGGCTGGCACCGCCGAAGGCATCGGCCTGGGCAACACGCGCTCGCGCCTGCGCATGCTGTTCGGCGACGCGGCGCAGCTCGAACTCAGCCCGATCCCCGGCGGCGGCACGCGCGCCGAGGTGCGCCTGCCGTTCGCCGAGCACGTCGCATGAACAACACGCCTCGCCTGCGCACCGTGCTGGTCGACGACGAAGTGCTGGCGCGCCTCGCGCTGCGCCAGGCGCTGGCCAGCCACCCCGAAGTGGAGATCGTCGGCGAATGCGGCAACGCCGCCGAGGCGATGCAGGCGGTGCGCGTGCTGCGCCCGGACCTGCTGTTCCTGGACATCCAGATGCCCGGCATCGACGGCTTCGAACTGCTGCACGAACTGACGCCCGACCGCCTGCCGCTGGTGGTGTTCGCCACCGCCTTCGCCGAACACGCGCTGCGCGCGTTCGATGCGATGGCGCTGGACTACGTGCTCAAGCCGATCGAACAGGCGCGCTTCGACCAGGCGATGGCGCGGGTGAACCAGCACTGGCAAGGCCTGCATGCGACGACCGGCACAGCGGGCGAGCCGGCGCCGACCCATGGCTACGTGCAACGTCTCAGCGTGCGCCACGGCGAACACATCCGCGTGCTCGCCGTCGACGACATCGACTGGATCCGCGCCGACGGCAACTACCTGCACATCCACGTCGGCCCGGAGCGCTACCTGCACCGCGACACCCTGCGCCACCTGCTGCTGCAACTCGACCCCGCGCGCTTCCTGCGCATCCACCGCGGCACCCTCGTCAACCTGGCGCGCATCCGCGAAGTGCATCCGTTGTTCAAGGGTGGGGCGGAGATCGTCCTGCACGACGGCACCCGACTAGATCTGAGTCGACGGTTTCGTGCCGGGGCGCGCAGCGTCTTGGGCCTGCCCTGACTGAGGTGATGGAAGTGAAGGTATGGGAACTCAAAAGTGGCTCCGTCAATGACTATGCGCCCCTGGTCTTTGCCAGCGACAAGGACATCGAGTCAGGCATGTTCGACACCTCTGGCACCAGCCTCTCCTGGTCAAAGAAGCCCAAGGTCGAAGTCTTCGTCGAACCTGGAAGAAAGAAACCCAAACCGCTGGCAGACATCAGTGCGCTGACTTCTGGCGCCCTGGTCATGAACGACAAGGCGAAGGCTGCGCTCGAGCCCTTCCTGTCGCGCTTCGGGCAGTTCCTCGAGATGGACTGCGCAGGCGAGTCGCGCTGGTTCTACAACGTGACCAACATCATTCCTTGTATCGACGAGGCTCGCTCGGCCAAACGCCCGAGCGGTT
This window of the Rhodanobacter soli genome carries:
- a CDS encoding LytR/AlgR family response regulator transcription factor, with the translated sequence MNNTPRLRTVLVDDEVLARLALRQALASHPEVEIVGECGNAAEAMQAVRVLRPDLLFLDIQMPGIDGFELLHELTPDRLPLVVFATAFAEHALRAFDAMALDYVLKPIEQARFDQAMARVNQHWQGLHATTGTAGEPAPTHGYVQRLSVRHGEHIRVLAVDDIDWIRADGNYLHIHVGPERYLHRDTLRHLLLQLDPARFLRIHRGTLVNLARIREVHPLFKGGAEIVLHDGTRLDLSRRFRAGARSVLGLP